Proteins encoded within one genomic window of Bacillus thuringiensis:
- the panF gene encoding sodium/pantothenate symporter: MNWYVIIPMIISFIVVFLIGVYASRRVQATAHSKFLQEYFLGGRELGGLLLAMTMIATYGSASSFIGGPGIAYNMGLGWVLLSAIQVVTGYIVLTVIGKKFAIIARKMEAITLIDYLKGRYNNKAVVILSALCIIIFLFSATVAQWVGGGRLIESLTGLSYTTALFLFTFSVLVYVLIGGFRAVALSDTLLGIIMLVGTTIILIATVIAGGGIEKIMQELVQINPNLITPFGADGSLTKSYVTSFWILIGIGVVGLPQISVRAMSYKNSKAMHQALIIGTIVVGTIMIGMHLTGVFARVVLPGITVPDKVMPLLAMEVLPPWLAGVFLAAPMAAIMSTVNSLLLLVSSSIIKDIYVNYINKDAADSTIRKGSLWITAIVGLLVYAAAIKPPDFLIWLNLFSFGGLEAAFIWPIVLGLYWRKGNATGALASILVGVGSYMCIHLFYPNPFGIHTVVFPICFAFIAYILGSVITVKKNSIG; the protein is encoded by the coding sequence ATGAATTGGTATGTAATCATTCCAATGATAATTTCGTTTATCGTTGTATTTTTAATTGGTGTATATGCTTCAAGACGCGTGCAAGCAACAGCACATAGTAAATTTTTACAAGAATATTTTCTTGGTGGGCGTGAGCTTGGCGGTTTATTATTAGCGATGACAATGATTGCTACATATGGTAGTGCTAGTAGCTTTATTGGTGGTCCTGGTATTGCTTACAATATGGGTCTTGGATGGGTACTGCTATCTGCGATTCAAGTTGTAACAGGGTATATCGTTTTAACGGTTATCGGTAAAAAGTTTGCAATTATCGCTAGGAAGATGGAGGCCATTACTCTTATTGATTATTTAAAGGGAAGATACAATAATAAAGCAGTCGTGATCCTTTCTGCGTTATGTATTATTATCTTTTTATTTTCAGCAACAGTAGCTCAGTGGGTCGGCGGTGGACGATTAATTGAGTCGCTAACGGGTTTATCTTATACAACAGCACTATTTTTATTTACTTTCTCTGTACTTGTGTACGTATTAATTGGTGGATTTCGTGCAGTTGCGCTATCAGATACACTATTAGGTATTATCATGTTGGTTGGAACGACAATCATTTTAATTGCTACTGTCATTGCCGGTGGTGGAATTGAAAAGATTATGCAGGAACTTGTTCAAATCAATCCGAATTTAATTACACCATTCGGAGCAGATGGTAGTTTAACTAAATCATATGTGACATCGTTTTGGATTTTAATTGGAATTGGCGTTGTCGGTTTACCGCAAATTAGTGTGCGTGCCATGTCTTATAAAAATTCAAAAGCGATGCATCAAGCACTTATAATTGGAACGATTGTTGTAGGTACAATTATGATTGGTATGCATTTAACGGGTGTATTTGCAAGAGTTGTACTGCCAGGTATAACGGTACCAGATAAAGTAATGCCGCTACTCGCGATGGAAGTGTTGCCACCTTGGTTAGCGGGAGTTTTTTTGGCTGCACCAATGGCAGCGATTATGTCTACAGTAAACTCGTTATTGTTACTTGTAAGTTCGTCAATCATTAAAGATATATACGTAAATTACATAAATAAAGATGCGGCAGACAGTACGATTAGAAAAGGAAGTTTATGGATTACTGCTATCGTAGGACTGCTCGTTTATGCGGCAGCAATTAAACCACCAGATTTTTTAATATGGTTAAATTTATTTTCTTTCGGTGGATTAGAAGCAGCATTCATTTGGCCGATCGTATTAGGATTATATTGGAGGAAAGGAAATGCAACAGGAGCGCTTGCTTCCATTTTAGTTGGGGTAGGCTCATATATGTGTATTCACCTTTTCTATCCAAATCCGTTCGGTATACATACAGTTGTCTTTCCAATTTGTTTTGCGTTTATCGCTTACATCTTAGGAAGCGTGATTACTGTGAAGAAAAACAGTATAGGTTAG
- a CDS encoding nucleoside hydrolase, whose product MKKVLFLGDPGIDDSLAIMYGIMHPDIDIVGVVTGYGNVTQEKATSNAAYLLQMAGREDIPVINGAKIPLSGDVTTYYPEIHGADGLGPIKPPKTFSPNIKPFCVFFDILEKYKGELIIVDAGRSTTLATAFILEKPMMKYVKEYYIMGGAFLMPGNVTPVAEANFHGDPIASQLVMQNAKNVTLVPLNVTSEAIITPEMVKYITKHSKTSFNKLIEPIFTYYYKAYKKLNPKITGSPVHDVVTMMVAANPSLLDYVYRRVDVDTVGIAKGESIADFRPQPDSKALKNWVRIGWSLHYKKFLEDFVKIMT is encoded by the coding sequence ATGAAAAAAGTATTATTTTTAGGAGACCCAGGAATTGATGACTCTTTAGCCATCATGTATGGAATTATGCATCCTGATATTGATATTGTTGGTGTTGTAACGGGATATGGAAATGTAACGCAGGAAAAGGCAACGAGTAATGCAGCATATTTATTACAAATGGCAGGGCGAGAAGATATACCTGTTATTAATGGTGCAAAAATCCCTTTATCCGGAGATGTTACAACGTATTATCCAGAAATTCATGGGGCAGACGGTTTAGGACCAATTAAACCTCCAAAAACTTTTTCGCCAAATATAAAACCTTTTTGTGTATTTTTTGATATTCTTGAAAAGTATAAAGGAGAATTAATAATAGTCGATGCTGGTAGGTCAACGACACTAGCGACAGCATTTATTTTAGAAAAGCCGATGATGAAGTATGTAAAAGAATATTATATAATGGGCGGCGCGTTCTTAATGCCTGGTAATGTAACACCGGTAGCAGAGGCAAATTTTCATGGTGATCCTATTGCGTCACAATTAGTGATGCAAAATGCTAAGAATGTGACATTAGTACCACTTAACGTTACATCTGAAGCTATTATTACGCCGGAGATGGTAAAATATATTACGAAACACTCTAAAACGAGTTTTAATAAGTTAATTGAGCCCATATTTACGTATTATTATAAAGCTTATAAAAAGTTAAATCCGAAAATAACAGGTAGCCCAGTACATGACGTCGTTACAATGATGGTCGCGGCAAATCCCTCCTTGTTAGATTATGTATATCGTCGTGTTGATGTAGATACAGTTGGAATTGCAAAGGGAGAAAGTATTGCTGATTTCCGTCCTCAACCTGACTCAAAAGCTTTAAAGAATTGGGTACGAATTGGTTGGTCATTACATTATAAAAAATTTCTCGAAGACTTCGTGAAAATTATGACGTAG
- a CDS encoding YhdT family protein, translated as MKDYHDDPRFRIAHREALIGLGLAIINFIIWYGFAYGLGSKDPSEYTYVLGFPAWFFYSCIVGFIVMVILLSLVVRFVFQDISLDEEEKSEE; from the coding sequence ATGAAAGATTATCATGATGATCCACGCTTTCGAATAGCCCATAGAGAAGCGTTAATTGGTCTTGGACTTGCTATTATTAATTTTATAATATGGTACGGATTTGCTTATGGGCTTGGTAGTAAAGATCCGAGTGAATATACATATGTATTAGGTTTTCCCGCATGGTTTTTTTATAGCTGTATCGTTGGATTTATCGTTATGGTTATTTTACTTAGTTTAGTTGTTCGTTTTGTATTTCAAGATATTTCACTCGATGAGGAAGAAAAAAGTGAGGAATAA
- a CDS encoding serine hydrolase: MKKTIVCAVIVGIFVLLISGNFLVKKVWSSNNDDAQYIASFIEEHKDEKNSALLVKRNDKVVYSVNPNVVLPVASTMKLIVALEYTKQVTEGKIDPSSFVSINDVNRYYVPNTDGGAQDRWQRYLEKTGKITEGAVSLEEVAKGMVKFSSNANAEYLMELLGLDNINRNLQSLSLPAHQPLFPIVSSLYIPGYLHKELHVPKYKIEKKLKEMSQEQYREYAILIHERLKKKGPLLQKEIPLYLEERYDKIWSDRLPAASANDYMVLLQKANHKGGLTDAEEKVWANIVETDMSAKKYRKTFRHAGQKNGYTPWTVTKAVYAMDKRGNCTEIVFLANDLNEDDSAEIRKHLANLHFQVLQSDKYDATFIK, encoded by the coding sequence TTGAAAAAAACTATAGTATGCGCAGTGATTGTGGGTATTTTCGTTTTGCTAATATCGGGTAATTTTTTAGTGAAAAAAGTGTGGAGTTCAAATAATGATGATGCGCAGTATATCGCATCCTTTATTGAAGAACATAAAGATGAAAAAAATAGTGCGCTTCTCGTGAAGAGAAATGATAAAGTTGTTTATTCTGTAAATCCAAATGTTGTATTGCCAGTTGCTAGTACGATGAAGTTAATTGTGGCGCTTGAATATACGAAACAAGTTACAGAAGGAAAAATTGATCCGTCTAGTTTCGTTTCCATTAATGATGTGAATCGGTATTACGTACCGAATACAGATGGTGGTGCGCAAGATAGGTGGCAACGCTATTTGGAGAAAACGGGCAAGATAACTGAAGGAGCAGTTTCTTTAGAAGAAGTGGCAAAAGGAATGGTTAAGTTTAGTTCGAATGCAAATGCGGAATATTTAATGGAATTGTTAGGATTAGATAATATTAATCGTAATTTACAAAGTTTATCGCTTCCAGCACATCAGCCGCTATTTCCAATTGTTTCATCTTTATACATCCCTGGATATTTGCATAAAGAACTACATGTTCCGAAATATAAAATAGAGAAAAAGTTAAAAGAAATGTCTCAAGAGCAATATCGTGAATATGCGATACTTATTCATGAACGTTTAAAAAAGAAGGGACCATTATTACAGAAGGAAATTCCTCTTTATTTAGAGGAACGTTACGATAAAATTTGGTCAGATCGATTACCAGCAGCTTCTGCAAATGATTATATGGTACTGCTTCAAAAGGCAAATCATAAAGGTGGCCTAACAGACGCAGAAGAAAAAGTGTGGGCGAATATCGTTGAAACAGATATGAGCGCTAAGAAATACCGTAAAACATTTAGACATGCAGGGCAAAAAAATGGTTATACGCCATGGACAGTTACAAAAGCAGTTTATGCGATGGACAAACGTGGGAACTGTACAGAAATAGTGTTCTTAGCAAATGATTTAAATGAAGACGACAGTGCAGAAATACGGAAACATTTAGCAAATTTACATTTCCAAGTGTTGCAAAGTGATAAGTATGATGCGACTTTTATTAAGTAA